A window from Pseudomonadales bacterium encodes these proteins:
- the pnp gene encoding polyribonucleotide nucleotidyltransferase, producing the protein MNPIRKSFRYGQHTVTLETGRIARQATAAVLVSVDETTVLVTVVGDRKVVPNRDFFPLTVNYQEKTYAAGKIPGGFFKREARPSEKETLTSRLIDRPLRPLFPKGFMQEVQVVCTVMSVDKVNDPDIAAMIGASAAVALSGIPFDGPIGAARVGFDPQAGYLLNPSYAELEKSALDMVVAGTKDAVLMVESEAKELPEDLMLGAVLYAHQEMQVVIMAIEELVREAGKPRWEWQPPAINEPLYAALQAAFADEVAAAYRITDKSQRRDRLGQLRERAIEALIVSEQFAPATAAELNGLFARLEKKIVRASIVRGEPRIDGRDNHTVRPLFVETGVLPKTHGSSLFTRGETQALVVATLGSIRDGATIDALEGSYRDNFMLHYNFPPYSVGEVGMMGSPKRREIGHGRLARRGIEVVLPTLEEFPYTIRVVSEITESNGSSSMATVCGASLALMDAGVPISAPVAGIAMGLIKEENGFAVLTDILGDEDHLGDMDFKVAGTLRGVTALQMDIKIKGITEEIMDVALQQANAARQHILGEMNKVIARPRAEVSELAPSMKVIKVDPDKIRDIIGKGGVTIRAITEETGSNIDIEDDGSVRIYAETKSALDAAIDRIRAITDEPEIGRIYTGIVVRIVDFGAFVNFMPGRDGLVHISQITDQRVESVGDYLKVGDEVQVKVLDVDNRGRIKLSIKEAAAGQD; encoded by the coding sequence GTGAATCCAATCAGAAAAAGCTTCAGGTATGGTCAACATACCGTCACGCTCGAAACCGGCAGAATTGCCCGGCAGGCCACCGCCGCCGTACTGGTCAGCGTGGATGAGACCACCGTGCTGGTCACGGTGGTCGGTGATCGAAAGGTCGTGCCGAACCGGGACTTCTTTCCGCTCACCGTGAACTATCAGGAAAAAACCTACGCGGCCGGCAAGATTCCGGGCGGCTTCTTCAAGCGCGAGGCGCGGCCGAGCGAGAAGGAGACACTGACCTCACGGCTGATCGACCGTCCGCTGCGGCCGCTCTTTCCCAAGGGCTTCATGCAGGAGGTGCAGGTGGTCTGCACCGTGATGTCGGTCGACAAGGTCAATGACCCGGACATCGCGGCGATGATCGGCGCTTCGGCGGCGGTTGCGCTCTCCGGCATCCCCTTCGATGGCCCGATCGGCGCGGCCCGGGTCGGTTTCGATCCGCAGGCGGGCTACCTGCTCAACCCCTCCTATGCCGAGCTGGAAAAATCGGCGCTCGACATGGTGGTGGCCGGCACCAAGGATGCCGTGCTGATGGTCGAATCGGAGGCCAAGGAGCTGCCGGAAGACCTGATGCTGGGCGCGGTGCTCTACGCCCACCAGGAGATGCAGGTGGTGATCATGGCGATCGAAGAGCTGGTGCGCGAGGCGGGCAAGCCGCGCTGGGAGTGGCAGCCGCCCGCCATCAACGAACCGCTCTACGCCGCACTGCAGGCCGCCTTCGCCGACGAGGTGGCGGCCGCCTATCGTATCACCGACAAGAGCCAGCGCCGCGACCGGCTCGGTCAACTGCGCGAGCGGGCCATCGAGGCGCTGATCGTCAGTGAGCAGTTCGCGCCGGCGACGGCGGCCGAGCTGAATGGTCTGTTCGCCAGGCTGGAGAAGAAGATCGTCCGCGCCTCGATCGTGCGCGGCGAACCGCGCATCGATGGCCGTGACAACCACACCGTGCGGCCGCTGTTCGTCGAGACCGGTGTGCTGCCGAAGACCCACGGTTCATCCCTGTTCACCCGTGGCGAGACCCAGGCGCTGGTGGTGGCGACGCTTGGTTCGATCCGCGATGGCGCGACCATCGACGCCCTCGAGGGCAGCTACCGCGACAACTTCATGCTGCATTACAACTTCCCGCCCTACAGCGTCGGTGAGGTGGGGATGATGGGCAGCCCGAAACGGCGCGAGATCGGCCATGGCCGGCTGGCGCGGCGCGGTATCGAGGTGGTGTTGCCGACTCTCGAGGAGTTCCCCTACACCATCCGTGTGGTGTCGGAGATCACCGAATCCAACGGTTCCAGCTCGATGGCCACGGTCTGCGGCGCCTCGCTGGCGCTGATGGATGCCGGGGTGCCGATCTCCGCGCCGGTGGCCGGGATCGCCATGGGGCTGATCAAGGAAGAGAACGGCTTTGCCGTGCTGACCGACATCCTCGGCGACGAGGACCACCTCGGCGACATGGACTTCAAGGTGGCCGGCACCCTGCGTGGCGTCACTGCCCTGCAGATGGACATCAAGATCAAAGGGATCACCGAGGAGATCATGGATGTGGCGCTGCAGCAGGCCAATGCCGCGCGGCAGCACATCCTCGGCGAGATGAACAAGGTGATCGCCCGCCCGCGTGCCGAGGTCTCGGAACTGGCGCCGTCGATGAAGGTGATCAAGGTCGACCCCGACAAGATCCGCGACATCATCGGCAAGGGCGGGGTCACCATCCGCGCCATCACCGAGGAGACCGGCAGCAACATCGACATCGAGGATGATGGCTCGGTGCGCATCTATGCCGAAACCAAGAGCGCCCTCGATGCGGCGATCGACCGCATTCGCGCCATCACCGACGAACCGGAGATAGGCCGGATCTACACCGGCATCGTGGTGCGCATCGTCGACTTCGGCGCCTTCGTCAACTTCATGCCGGGGCGCGATGGTCTGGTGCACATCTCCCAGATCACCGATCAGCGGGTCGAGAGCGTCGGCGACTACCTGAAGGTGGGTGACGAGGTGCAGGTCAAGGTGCTCGATGTCGACAACCGTGGCCGGATCAAGCTCAGCATCAAGGAGGCGGCTGCCGGTCAGGATTGA